aacgttttattttagaaaagtTCTTTTTTCATAAGATCTTACCATCtatttctttctatctctattttattttaccaattttacattaaaacttacgtcattccacaaatttctatttttaagaaacagAAGAAGTATAATTATGATAAACTCAAAtacttatattttaaaatacttcattataacTTTATtctcatttctttattttatttatttgtattttattatgtttttcattaaacacaattttcttcatttttgtataaaaataatacatcgagacaaagaaaatatataaatatatgaaataatagtCTGAATTTTggtcaaaataacaaaattaattttgcaCTGAGATCGCAGCTAATGTCATAGAATAACATACAAACACAACTTTTTTATAGTgtttaaataaacttaaatatGCCCgaatttgataaatttgttaatttttataAAGATCAAATGATTCAGTTATAATGCGACCAAGGGAGTGCGTGACATCAAATGTACTTTCCGAGATACTATTATCATTCCTCCTGATAACGCAGCAATCACTAAAATTAAATTGCTTTTGTGATTCATTGGTTTATTGTGAAGACATAGAAGACATATACTGCATACATGATGACTTATCAAGCAATTATTGAATGCTTTTACTTGCAAGAAATGACAATGGTGTAAGTTTAACAACTAAAAACCATAAGATTGTGTTGGGGCACATGATGTTGAGAGTACAAGCACTGGTCCATCATATATCATGTGATTGTGGAGGATACCTAAGCTATGTCCTTTCCTAAATTATTATCACAAATCTTTAATCATTTAACAAAGTTGTTGAACCATTATCTCTCTctcgcacacacacacataccaTTATACAAAGATACAAAGTGATCTACTCAGCTGCATATCCATAATAAACAGTAATGCAGTCAGGGAAAGAGAGAAGAATTCAGTGAAAATTGATTCATAAAAATGCCTGTTAAAAACTACTCCATATAGTCTATTTTCGAAAATCAATGGAAAAAATCGGATAAAAAAGGTTCCATCCAAGCCATGAATCACATGAAATATAATTGGCACTGATTTGGAAAATGGACCAAGATTTTTGGGTGCTCGGCCAAAAAACAACACCCTTGCAGAATACAAGTAATCCATTTACAGAAACTTACAGTTCACTTCACATATCTATGTACTCCCGGGAAAGAATTGTTCGCGTAAGCTCCTTTAGATTTGCTAATATATGGCGAGGTCCTAAGCTCTTAACGCCAATAAAATTCAAGAGCTGCTCTAAATCCTGCAATCAAATTTACAAATGAGTAATAACACGCCCTATGATAACAAATTAGACAGCAGAAATTTGCACTGCAGAACAAAAAAAAGGTCGCTGGCAGTCCTCGAACAATTATTCAGTAGTATCATACTTTGATCGATAGTAAGAGTTGTTCTTGCCTACTTCAGTAAGAAAGTTGATTCCAGATGTGTCTCGAACAGTAATACAACAACATTAGTGAACGAATTAAGTCATATCAATATTAAAAGACATCATCAATTAAGGTCATTATAGTGACCTAAATTCAAGGGTACTTTAAATATTCAATGAAAACTGTTTGTTTATTGAAAAGGTGTATatacataatgcaccaaatATCTACAAGTTATTGAAGTTATGTGTGACTAGTGCAAGAATCTAGTAATGAACATACCTTGTTTAGCAGGAACACAGCGTAAGCTGCTCTTGTTGAGTCTTGACCTTCGATGAATAAAGGAAATTCTACAGGCTTTGAGCTCGTGGAAATTACTGTATCTAAGGATGTACTGGATGCTGAATGTTCAACTGATGGAGAATGATCACGAATATATGATCGAGAACCTCCCAAGCGTAATGGATAACGCAGAGGGACTTGCAAATATGAAGCAATAAGAGACACAGCCTGCATAGTAACAGCCCATTTTGATCAAGACGTATTAACTTAGAAATAAGTGCACTCGCAGATTGACAGCATATGCATAAACTACATAAAGCTTTCCAGTCTGAGATCAACCCTACAGATACATAAATGGATAAATACTGCTCATTGTTGCATACATGTAGAACAACAGTTCAGCAAGTAGTAATCCAAATTCATGTTTCAAATATGGAAAGTACATACGTGAGCTACATATCCAAGGGCAGTTGACGAACGCCGAACCTCCTTCTTGTCAGTAAAAAAACTCATCTTCGTAAAAGAGACCACAGTGAGGTGTAACCCTGAGATAGTCAATGTGCCCTGATCGAGAGGTTTTGATCCATCCGGAACACCTGTCAGAAGACGAATAAAACAGCACAAAAATATTATGATTACAAAACTTAAGATCCTTCACATATATGAAGCAGATCAAGAGGTAACACCTACTAACTCCAAGTTTGAATCAGGTGCATTATAATAGTGTACATCATCTACAAAATACACTATGTGCATAAATCGTGATGACTACCAATCACATTAGAACATAGATATTAAAGGTCTATATGAAACAAAACCAAGTAAATCATCAATGCAAAGCAACAATATGATTATTTTGTCTCTGCATATATGTCCATACAACTGGTGTTGCATATGTCAATATTTACATCACAAAAAATCAGATATACTCAAAATTGCTCAAATATTTTTCAGTTAGATAATGAAACCCAATACTGGTCTTGGCTTTTAGGTGGATCATTTTAAAAGATGACAAGGCAGCAAATACACACTCCTGGACCTCACAAACAAGGTTGAAAACCAAAAAAAACAACAGATGCTATTATATTTACTGGCATACATAATCCGATTTCTCCATTTGACCTAACCCAGGCTGATGATCTAAAAGACATCCCCTAGTCACATATCTTATCTGTTTCTTCAACTACTGATACTGTTGCACAGACAAAGTAAACTCAAATACAAATTGTTCTATCCCTGATTTGCCCTCCACTCCATTAATTCTTTTAGAACAAAAACTGCAGTCTTTCTGTTGTACTTATTTTGAAGAGGGAAAAATGACACAGAAGCAAACTTTCAATAACCACGCTCAGACAATGGGAAACATTTACTAGTTTACCAAAATGAGAAACCGTGCAGCTTGGACTTGCTCAAATGACCCAGAACACATAATTGTTGGATATGCAAATATTAATAGGAAGATCCAAAAACTGTCGAGAAGGCGTTCGTGTATGAGTATAGGTATAAGGTACCAGATAGTCAGTTGATTTTACAATTTTGTAATGATACTTGCTTAGTTTCGTACGATAAAGAAAGAAGGAATACACATACTTTGGGGGATAAATATTGGGTGTCTGACTCTGAATTATTATCTTGACGGGTGTGCTTAGTTTTGCTGCCTTAGATTTTTATATACCAAATTggttattataatttaattgacTAATTCATTGTGTTAATGCATATTTGCAGTCAAAATTAAGAGCCAATAACTTTTTTTCTAACAAGTTCAGAAGTTATATGGACCTATGGCTTATAGACTCTGTATATCTCAGACCCCAAAAACAATTAATTTTGACTTGATTTTAACTCTCTAACCAAGTCACTAATTCATGATTTTACTACAGAGTTATTGTTCATTTGCAGTTTTATAGTATTACTGAATAATATTCTCTCCCTGAATAAATGTGAGATCAATTACCTTGAAGCATATTCACTTCATTTTACAGTTAATAAGCTATCTTAATTCTTATCAACAATTACCTGACTTAATACTACTGCGAAATGATTCAACCTCTTGTTCAGAAGCTTTTCTGACCACAACTTTAACTGGATATAGCAAAGTGACCTGGGAGACCATAAACTGTTGCCGCAATCTCAATGATTTCTGCAAATTTTTCAAATAACCATAACCTTTTTCCCCAGCAAGTGACCTACTTGAGTCCTGCAGTGGAACAGATTTACATTTCAGATCAGATAAGTAATTATATTTGCTAAACATATATTTAATCCATTCCACAAGTGAAAGCAAAGTAGGAAATATAGAATGAAGAACGAAGAATAATAGTATTTTAGGATCTTAGCCGCACATAAATTCAAATAATGACTACATATAGAGAAACTAAGTCCTCAACTGTTAAACAGAAAGCAAGAAAACTATCTGTGTGATCACAGTGAGCTTCAAGTCT
This sequence is a window from Salvia splendens isolate huo1 chromosome 5, SspV2, whole genome shotgun sequence. Protein-coding genes within it:
- the LOC121803422 gene encoding UV radiation resistance-associated gene protein-like; protein product: MGSFKKPIVKVQEEERVAEEDQPAKVIEWEDCEQELARLCSLTSALEEAKSKKSVLEEKLHSWIQIESESLSRSNELDQMREKLEHRKLLMGKMSMRSKVVKEKVRKQEEKLSGEIRSLLVGGSSLSVANKHMQDSSRSLAGEKGYGYLKNLQKSLRLRQQFMVSQVTLLYPVKVVVRKASEQEVESFRSSIKSGVPDGSKPLDQGTLTISGLHLTVVSFTKMSFFTDKKEVRRSSTALGYVAHAVSLIASYLQVPLRYPLRLGGSRSYIRDHSPSVEHSASSTSLDTVISTSSKPVEFPLFIEGQDSTRAAYAVFLLNKDLEQLLNFIGVKSLGPRHILANLKELTRTILSREYIDM